The following is a genomic window from Rhodoferax sp. PAMC 29310.
GCGGTTATTTACGACCCAAGTCGCAACGACCTTTTTACAGCGACCAAAGGTCGGGGCGCCTATATGAATGACCGCCGCCTGCGCGTTTCCAAACGGATTCGGTTGCAGGACTGCCTGATTTCTACAGGCTTCCCCTTCCGCCAGAGCGACGACTTCAACACCTACTTGCGCATGATGGGCGACATGATGCAACGCACTGCCGGCCTGCGCCGCCCGGGCTCTGCTGCGCTGGACCTGGCCTATGTCGCTGCAGGATTCACCGATGGATTCTTCGAGACTGGCCTTCAGCCTTGGGATACAGCGGCCGGTTCATTGATGGTCACTGAAGCGGGCGGATTGGTCGGGAACTTCTCGGGCGACGCCAACTTTCTGGAACAACAAGAATGCATGGCCGGCAACCCCCGCATCTACGGGCAGCTGGTCAGTATTCTGGGCAAATACAGCAAGTTTGCCAGCGCCGGTGAAAAAGCCGCCGTTAGCCAAGCTGTGCAGGCCCTTGTCGCTGAGGGCAAGGGCAGCGTCGGGGTGGCCGCCGCTCCAGGCGACGCTTCAGAGTAACGCCGAACCTAGGGCCCCGAGCGGCCATTGGGCGATGACCGCCTCACGGCAGCTTGATCGGCATTGACCCTCTGGCAAAAACTCATAACCATTGAATATTGATACCCATATGAATTCGAGGCGACACCTTGGAATCTTCAGCGGGATTGTTCTCAAGGGGATAGGCCAGTGTTAGTCGTGCCGACACCTTGCTGCCGAAGTCAAAGATCAAGCCAAACCCGGCGCTGCTAAGCGAATCGTTCTTGGTCACACTGACGCCCGGCCGATAGGGCAAAGTACCACCATGATCGAGAAATACCAGTCCATGCACCCCGGGGACCGAGTTTGCCATCTCCTCAGGCGACGGTGAATTCAACGCCGCCCGCAATTCGACACTGCCAAAGTACCCATGGCGCCCGGACAGCAGACCTTCAGGAAAACCTCTGACGGAATAAAGCCCACCAACCTGGAATTGCTCGCCGGCCGGCAGGACATCAGTGAATGAGTACTGCAACCCCGCCTTGGTGATCAGTTGAAGGCGCCCGCTCAAGCGGTCAACCCGACTGGCACTCGCCCGAAAATACGAAAAATCCGAATTAGCTCCAAATGCCTTTGTTCCCACGTTCAGGCTGTTGTCCAGCGTCCAGGCGTAATCGTCAAAGTGCGCCTCACCGCTGATGCCCATGGAAAAAACATGCAAACCAACATCCTGCTGAGTCAACCCGCCAAAGAGACTCACGGAGTTCCGTGACGAAAAACGGCCATAGGCCGCCCATTGCCGATTCATGGTGATGGACAACGGCTGCGTCAGACCCAGCGACAAATCCTGTGACCGACCACTGATGTCTAGCGGTACAAACGGGCCATTGACCAGCTTGATGGAGCCATGGTTGTAGGCCACATCCAGGCGCAAATCGTTCGTTGAAACAGGAACCGAATAGCTCAGGCCATAGCTGTCCGACCCTTGAGTCCCCGTCGCCAACAACTGCAGGTTGTCGTTGCGACCCGTCAAATTACTCGCGTTGAAAATGACGCCCAGGCGCGAATCC
Proteins encoded in this region:
- a CDS encoding ShlB/FhaC/HecB family hemolysin secretion/activation protein: MIIKTKHLIFVNVLGASLGLHAATAPTPGAIQRLDQDSLERSKLEKQLQKAAPQSPEITVPGQSKEQGVVSDVKNIPVTRFDIDSSELLTTEEIRGVLDAYEGKTVSLNDLYQAVNDLNKLYDAKGVKTARAILPAQEVRLGIVKIRLIEARLGELKVSGAKYLNPDFVGDRIHQRQGDLVSVTQLESDLVRFNSLYATKLRADVTAGAKVGTTDITIDVQEPKRYQLTTFADNAGRESVGDSRLGVIFNASNLTGRNDNLQLLATGTQGSDSYGLSYSVPVSTNDLRLDVAYNHGSIKLVNGPFVPLDISGRSQDLSLGLTQPLSITMNRQWAAYGRFSSRNSVSLFGGLTQQDVGLHVFSMGISGEAHFDDYAWTLDNSLNVGTKAFGANSDFSYFRASASRVDRLSGRLQLITKAGLQYSFTDVLPAGEQFQVGGLYSVRGFPEGLLSGRHGYFGSVELRAALNSPSPEEMANSVPGVHGLVFLDHGGTLPYRPGVSVTKNDSLSSAGFGLIFDFGSKVSARLTLAYPLENNPAEDSKVSPRIHMGINIQWL
- a CDS encoding inositol monophosphatase family protein — its product is MSSPNLHPMINVAVKAARAAGALINRAALDVESVRISQKLVNDFVTEVDHAAEHAIIETLLTAYPGHGIWAEESGREHGAQDSEFVWIIDPLDGTTNFIHGLPVYCVSIALAVKGKIEQAVIYDPSRNDLFTATKGRGAYMNDRRLRVSKRIRLQDCLISTGFPFRQSDDFNTYLRMMGDMMQRTAGLRRPGSAALDLAYVAAGFTDGFFETGLQPWDTAAGSLMVTEAGGLVGNFSGDANFLEQQECMAGNPRIYGQLVSILGKYSKFASAGEKAAVSQAVQALVAEGKGSVGVAAAPGDASE